ATACTGCTCGCCCGCCAGCAGGCCGAACTTGCCTCTCAAAAGCAGCGGCTGGAGGCCAGTCGGGCCGCCGCCGCGCAACTCATCCTGGAGTACGACGACCGGCGTGCCGACGCCGGCAGCGCCGAGGCGGGTGTGCGCTACCTGGAGGGCATCGACTCCATCCGCGACCACCTCGCCGTTCTGCGCGAACAGGTCGTCCGCGAACTGCTCACCTTCGCTCCCGGGGGCCCGCAGACCCAGGCCAACATGAGTGCTTCCCGACCGCTCAACCAGCAACTGCTGGAGCGTGGCGTGCAGATGCGCACCGTCTACCTCGACTCCATCCGGAGCTGTACCGACACCATGAAGTACGTGCACTGGCTCACCGAACACGGTTGCCAGGTCCGTACCGTGCCGTCGCTGCCCAACCGGATGATCATCTATGACCGCAAGGCTGCCATCATCGCCGCCCATACGGAGAACACCGCGGCCGGGGCCATGCAGCTCACTTCCCAGGGCGCGGTGACCACCTTGCACGCCTTGTTCGAAAGCGTGTGGCAGTCCGCGGAACCGGTGGTCCGTCAGGCTCGTCCGACTCCGGGCGCCTTGAACCGGCAGCAGGCCGAAGCCCTGCGGCTGCTCGCCCAGGGCCTCACCGACGAGGCGATCGCCAACCGGCTCGGTGTTTCGCCGCGTACCGCACGCAGGATCGCCTCCGGTCTGATGGACGTCCTTGACGCCGACAGCCGATTCCAGGCCGGGGTGCACGCCGTTCAGCGCGGCTATCTGCCGTCCACTCCGCTGTAGCGGGGCGGCGGCCGGCCGTGGCCCCGGCGCCGGTTTCACGTCGAGGCCAG
This region of Streptomyces chromofuscus genomic DNA includes:
- a CDS encoding helix-turn-helix transcriptional regulator; the protein is MLNLLGLDAVAESVYRGILDRPQDVDDLCDRLKLTEKEIRDALDRLSEMALVRPSTEDPGQLHAVSPHVGMEILLARQQAELASQKQRLEASRAAAAQLILEYDDRRADAGSAEAGVRYLEGIDSIRDHLAVLREQVVRELLTFAPGGPQTQANMSASRPLNQQLLERGVQMRTVYLDSIRSCTDTMKYVHWLTEHGCQVRTVPSLPNRMIIYDRKAAIIAAHTENTAAGAMQLTSQGAVTTLHALFESVWQSAEPVVRQARPTPGALNRQQAEALRLLAQGLTDEAIANRLGVSPRTARRIASGLMDVLDADSRFQAGVHAVQRGYLPSTPL